Proteins co-encoded in one Rhodohalobacter mucosus genomic window:
- a CDS encoding ATP-binding protein, protein MKKPGAYPLYVSLTVLVLLLAAYGIFEQFSGEPYKADPTVEDLMEESLNEAVALFNDEYQEFIERSNSLYEDLSTVSVSPQNYGFIFNKFEDYDFWASSLYLNNNQVVWRGFNLTPLPLPDSGGSLRVNIQRRDNVTYLFGQRTLSVEEGTAYLLTARLLEQTINIPLGTQENTRLSNHPRLDGHFPVNFSFLDTPQDEEYSISRALYIQQSDSIGTVYASQGNYSLYKAEIAEERTFWRGLFHLAILIAAVITFIMWNRVQQRPILFVVRAGLLILTWWLIKQGNLIDIWSSYYPDILSADRIVLLNYIFSSILFLLLFLEVYGFTVSAKLRSSRELRPGTFLMSVLYGAGSLGLILFFVLTTRSALLESNMRLLDLELIPETASLFFYISAGVLFTSIGGIIIALGFLLNRWEADKSAILSAGAIFSFALTYYLTDIFLIAEPLFNWIFVLSSIIFLTLLWLVHSIHTNIRQFVDMSGFRKLMVAVLLSSTAAYAIIWTTNSARTDRELMQHSQEFITEETNNTAEIVEDVLRQIESNLLFFNIEDVDVRSQILTGRFQRIVRNSIRPEWRQHTFEIQLLDTVGNVFSDYSTNLDIPGWRSLVNMELMRESHDFEQLQKETNRPIVWDAPPNLGENYISFKRGWIPIYSEQNPEQRIAWVFAAIYRERADYNKPLRAVRAAATAEEWRDSYYLAEFRNGRISRSAMEGIYSNQPEYSRLPAREQEIALRDSIAFITNLTVQGEFREILLKVDQNTIVKASTPIPVLNNHLFSYFRLQMVMIFFGLFIFSLLALSGEKRFSLFSQNRKFRHRLLDGLTLVTIIFLTVLIFATQYAVGNQNAKNVEHDLVTKLNSLSESLWDDESLFGTDTNSGSLTEYASPLNVDAILYNGTDLMESTTPQIFQQYLMPRNMPYTVYDLMYNRERRQYVTTSTLAGEQLLIGYRALLDEQSETIGAVAIPTFIQSPVYRDQLLQTTSYLLGVYLLIFGFFIVGTVLFSTSLTKPLAVIQSALNRISRGDIRGQVEVTSRDEIGSLARAYNQMVERLNEARRELVQAEREAAWKEMAQQVAHEIKNPLTPMKLNLQHLQRQLEANPDNVMELKPVIESTATNIIDQIESLNRIASDFSKFAKPVQDQLQPVNLNRVLGSVCDLYRNDPEVSISLTQPDSPIAILAAEDELRRAFINLVKNGIEAHDSDTARISIFSEVKGDRVLVRIHDDGVGINPETQDKIFVPNFSTKSSGTGLGLAITKKIIEAHNADIWFESKPGEGSTFFISIPSMKR, encoded by the coding sequence TTGAAAAAACCGGGAGCATATCCTCTTTATGTATCGCTTACCGTTCTTGTGCTTCTGCTGGCGGCATACGGTATATTTGAACAGTTTTCGGGAGAGCCCTACAAGGCAGATCCAACGGTTGAAGATCTAATGGAAGAGAGCCTCAATGAAGCCGTTGCGTTGTTCAATGACGAATATCAGGAGTTTATTGAACGCTCCAACAGCCTTTATGAAGATCTCTCAACGGTTTCTGTGTCTCCGCAGAATTACGGGTTTATTTTTAATAAGTTCGAAGATTATGACTTTTGGGCATCGTCTCTGTACCTGAATAATAATCAGGTGGTTTGGCGCGGCTTTAATCTTACTCCGCTTCCTCTTCCCGATTCGGGAGGTTCACTCAGGGTCAACATCCAGCGCAGGGATAATGTAACCTATCTTTTTGGTCAGCGCACACTATCCGTTGAAGAGGGTACTGCTTATTTGTTGACTGCACGACTGCTCGAACAGACGATAAATATCCCTCTTGGCACCCAGGAAAATACCCGCCTCTCTAATCATCCCAGGCTCGATGGACACTTTCCTGTCAATTTCAGTTTTTTGGATACACCGCAGGACGAGGAATACTCCATAAGCCGGGCTTTGTATATTCAGCAGTCCGATTCGATTGGAACAGTGTACGCTTCCCAGGGTAATTACAGCCTTTATAAGGCTGAAATTGCGGAAGAGAGGACATTCTGGAGAGGCCTTTTCCACCTGGCAATTCTGATCGCAGCTGTCATAACGTTTATTATGTGGAACAGGGTACAGCAGCGTCCCATTTTGTTCGTTGTCCGCGCGGGCTTGCTGATACTGACCTGGTGGCTGATAAAACAGGGCAACCTTATTGACATATGGAGCAGCTACTATCCGGACATCCTTTCAGCCGACAGAATCGTATTGCTCAACTACATTTTCAGCTCCATTCTTTTTCTCCTTCTTTTTTTGGAGGTATATGGCTTTACAGTGTCGGCGAAACTCAGATCCTCCAGAGAGCTTCGGCCAGGCACTTTTCTGATGAGTGTTCTTTACGGAGCAGGCTCACTCGGGCTGATCCTGTTTTTCGTACTCACCACCCGATCTGCCCTTCTGGAGAGCAATATGAGGCTCCTCGATCTTGAACTGATTCCTGAAACCGCGTCACTATTTTTCTATATCTCAGCTGGTGTTTTGTTCACATCCATTGGCGGAATAATTATCGCATTGGGTTTCCTGCTGAACCGCTGGGAAGCGGATAAATCAGCCATTCTTTCTGCAGGTGCGATATTCAGTTTTGCACTGACCTACTATCTGACAGACATTTTTCTGATTGCAGAACCACTTTTTAACTGGATTTTCGTACTCAGCTCCATCATTTTCCTCACACTGCTTTGGCTGGTTCACAGTATTCATACAAATATCCGGCAATTCGTTGACATGTCCGGGTTCAGAAAACTGATGGTGGCGGTACTGCTATCCTCTACCGCTGCTTACGCCATTATCTGGACTACAAACAGTGCCCGGACCGACCGAGAGCTGATGCAGCACAGTCAGGAATTTATAACCGAGGAGACCAACAATACAGCGGAAATAGTAGAGGATGTACTCAGGCAGATTGAAAGCAATCTGCTCTTTTTTAACATTGAAGATGTTGATGTAAGGTCTCAGATACTTACAGGCAGATTCCAGCGAATCGTACGCAACAGCATCCGGCCCGAATGGCGTCAGCACACCTTCGAAATACAGCTTCTTGATACTGTCGGTAACGTTTTTAGCGATTACTCTACAAATCTTGATATTCCCGGTTGGCGGTCGCTGGTCAACATGGAACTGATGAGAGAATCCCATGATTTTGAGCAGCTGCAAAAAGAAACCAATCGTCCCATTGTCTGGGATGCTCCACCCAACCTTGGTGAAAATTATATTTCATTTAAGCGGGGATGGATTCCTATCTACAGCGAACAAAATCCGGAGCAAAGGATCGCATGGGTTTTTGCTGCCATCTACCGTGAACGGGCCGATTATAATAAACCGTTGCGGGCGGTTCGTGCCGCGGCCACCGCAGAAGAATGGCGGGATAGTTACTATCTGGCCGAATTCAGAAACGGACGCATTTCCAGAAGCGCCATGGAGGGAATCTATAGCAATCAGCCCGAATACAGCCGCCTGCCCGCACGGGAGCAGGAAATTGCCCTGAGGGATTCCATTGCCTTTATCACGAACCTCACCGTTCAGGGAGAGTTCCGGGAAATATTGCTAAAAGTGGACCAGAATACTATCGTGAAAGCCAGCACGCCTATTCCTGTCCTTAACAACCATCTTTTCTCTTACTTCAGGTTACAGATGGTAATGATCTTCTTCGGCCTTTTTATCTTTTCCCTGCTGGCTTTGAGCGGTGAAAAACGGTTCAGTCTGTTTAGTCAAAACCGTAAGTTTCGCCACCGGCTCCTCGACGGCCTTACATTGGTTACCATAATTTTTCTCACCGTACTCATTTTTGCCACTCAGTACGCGGTTGGCAATCAGAATGCAAAAAACGTAGAACATGACCTGGTTACAAAACTAAACAGCCTGAGCGAATCGCTTTGGGATGATGAAAGCCTGTTTGGCACAGACACAAACTCCGGCAGCCTTACGGAGTATGCATCACCGCTCAATGTGGACGCTATTCTTTACAATGGTACAGATCTCATGGAATCCACAACACCTCAGATATTTCAGCAGTATCTGATGCCAAGGAATATGCCATACACGGTCTATGATTTAATGTATAATCGCGAAAGAAGGCAATATGTCACAACATCCACACTGGCCGGTGAGCAGCTTCTTATCGGGTATCGTGCTCTGCTTGACGAGCAGTCGGAAACGATCGGAGCCGTTGCCATTCCAACGTTTATACAATCACCGGTATATCGTGACCAGCTGCTTCAAACAACAAGTTACCTCCTGGGTGTATATCTGCTTATTTTCGGATTTTTCATTGTCGGCACAGTCTTATTTTCCACCAGCCTGACAAAACCGCTTGCTGTGATTCAGAGTGCATTGAATCGCATATCACGAGGAGATATTCGAGGTCAGGTTGAGGTTACCAGCCGGGATGAAATCGGTTCACTTGCCCGGGCGTATAATCAAATGGTTGAGCGGCTGAATGAAGCACGCCGGGAACTTGTGCAGGCCGAGCGCGAAGCGGCGTGGAAAGAGATGGCCCAACAGGTTGCGCATGAGATAAAAAACCCCCTCACTCCCATGAAACTGAATCTTCAGCACCTGCAGCGCCAGCTTGAAGCCAATCCCGACAATGTAATGGAACTGAAGCCGGTTATTGAATCAACTGCAACCAACATCATTGATCAGATTGAATCCCTGAACCGGATTGCTTCCGATTTTTCCAAATTCGCAAAACCTGTGCAGGATCAGCTGCAGCCCGTTAACCTGAACCGCGTACTCGGCTCGGTTTGCGACCTCTATCGCAACGATCCGGAAGTCAGCATATCGCTTACGCAACCCGACTCCCCCATCGCTATTCTCGCTGCTGAAGATGAGCTCAGGCGTGCGTTCATCAACCTTGTGAAAAACGGAATCGAGGCCCACGATTCCGATACTGCCAGAATTTCCATCTTTTCGGAAGTGAAGGGAGACCGGGTTCTGGTACGCATTCATGATGACGGGGTGGGTATCAATCCGGAAACTCAGGATAAAATTTTTGTACCCAATTTTTCCACCAAATCGAGCGGCACCGGACTGGGTCTGGCCATCACCAAGAAGATCATCGAAGCTCATAATGCAGATATCTGGTTTGAGTCGAAGCCTGGTGAAGGAAGTACATTTTTTATCTCAATTCCATCAATGAAGAGATAA